In the Victivallis sp. Marseille-Q1083 genome, one interval contains:
- a CDS encoding ABC transporter substrate binding protein → MRAGDMTGRKTDRLATFAGTVLIWFCLLAPVSGVRAGQVPAEPQAVPKILLISSFHLSHKWTSEVNNAIIRELDQMPETPIVDYLELNAVRNRSSDFIGKFEPYRRAIRERKYDLVVAILDDAINLLIKNLDSVPPDQPIVFCGYQELIPGFTRLHPNITGVAVDFQVLKTIEMGLALMPDTEEIAVVTDDFPSGMQIHQRLQAEAADFKRCRLTLINGAQYSTSQMLEAVRSMPEKSFVVFCPWRNYARDGYSSLLNVGRELEKTGRPYLVITDVLLGQGALGGCMSRGATGGREMAQLIRRILKNNHAAAIPFVHDNGEFVADMAVMKKFNLPASRLPAGTLTVNRDIPLWESHREAVAAAAAALFLLTALVAALVIIHIRFRRISRRMREEQESLIARLDNHVGNEQIINQCLQQIIIAEDSGEAVRRMLGATGSHIGADRAYIFQYRDGRFVENIYEWTAPGISPQIDRLRHVDMNEFPLLQNIFQEKRSMEIADTRQPATELRNIADFILTQEVRSVRLCGIWEQGKLWGFMGMDFVRSFHSFSESDRKLLDNAVNLFLLARERRRQMREISDGAFLQKQIFDSVAIPIVMFDLDYNITVVNPASCHTIGRQPGELLGRKCYHALCGHDAPPEWCPMRLMLEDHQSHRINFHGHGDHHYQVTLQPIFNRDRQLTGALENALDITDLFKQKQEQEVTNVFLKRAGEIAEIIYFKGNAAGKVSLLGGNLRNAGTLKDNGEFVEWLLAEDRPAFLEEKKALVEGRKEVLEFVCRATAVSGEIRTYQLYATAYSRRDDIYLGILQDVTEAVKATAEKNDLILKQKAYVENEKIINACLTQLVQDENFDLNINHILKTLAKQLDSDRAYYGRYEPDGSYEITHEWLNAGVSSLLEVRDPRFKEQFSIWRRRFQNNELLEIPDIRNSRYAEVLREPGCRTLLCAPVAVNQRLHGIVGLGFIRHRRNISEFDENMIRSVAQIISLGLQRDARHRELKEAISDREAIFRNISMPIMFFDRTVKLTRVNPAVCNMVHKSEAEILAEPCHGTFCRQAREPAWCPVRQALKNGKDNQIEICLNGREYVIKAEPVLDENGEIRNIIESAVDVTEINESKRQLEKGFQAEQAANRAKSYFIASISHEIRTPLNAVIGFSELLKDGGLSAEEQLEYLNSISLAGNSLLQLINDVLDLSRLEAEQTVLTPQPTDLMKLLREVQAIFQYKAQQKNIFFRLDCPGNLPLFKLDSLRLRQILLNLVGNAVKFTERGGIAVNTEFSPAADCSAGMLTVSVLDTGAGIPAAVQKKIFNPFEQSDVIRDTHIHGGTGLGLAISRRLAERMNGEITLESQVGRGSCFTLVLKNVEIAVAEHISPEEKRIMPPETLRNPRVLLVDDVMMNLKVLEAMLRKLQIGCIMANSGPEALRLLAEDRDFTLILTDLWMPGMNGTELARKIHANPATAGIPIVVVTADSQISGDGAEEFQDVLLKPITLEKLQIILRRNQRPTH, encoded by the coding sequence ATGCGGGCCGGCGATATGACCGGACGGAAAACAGACCGACTGGCGACATTCGCCGGAACAGTTCTGATATGGTTCTGTCTGCTGGCGCCGGTATCCGGCGTCCGCGCCGGGCAAGTTCCCGCGGAACCGCAGGCCGTGCCGAAAATCCTGCTGATTTCTTCATTCCACCTTTCTCATAAATGGACGTCGGAGGTCAATAACGCCATCATCCGGGAACTGGACCAAATGCCGGAAACGCCGATCGTCGATTATCTGGAATTGAATGCCGTCCGCAACCGGAGTTCGGATTTCATCGGCAAATTCGAGCCCTATCGCCGGGCCATCCGGGAACGTAAATATGACCTGGTGGTGGCAATCCTCGACGACGCGATCAATCTTCTGATCAAAAATCTCGATTCCGTTCCGCCCGACCAGCCGATTGTGTTCTGCGGTTATCAGGAGCTGATTCCCGGATTTACCCGGCTTCACCCCAATATCACCGGGGTCGCGGTCGATTTCCAGGTGCTGAAAACCATTGAAATGGGCCTGGCGCTGATGCCGGATACCGAGGAAATCGCCGTGGTAACCGATGATTTTCCTTCCGGGATGCAGATTCATCAACGGCTGCAGGCGGAAGCCGCCGATTTCAAGCGCTGCAGGCTCACTTTGATCAACGGCGCGCAATACTCCACCTCGCAGATGCTCGAAGCGGTGCGTTCGATGCCGGAAAAATCCTTCGTCGTGTTCTGTCCCTGGCGCAATTATGCCCGGGACGGGTATTCTTCTTTGCTCAACGTCGGCAGGGAACTCGAAAAAACCGGCCGGCCTTATCTGGTCATCACCGATGTTCTGCTCGGCCAGGGGGCCCTGGGGGGCTGCATGTCGCGCGGCGCTACCGGCGGGCGGGAAATGGCTCAGCTCATCCGGCGGATTCTGAAAAACAACCATGCCGCGGCCATCCCCTTTGTCCACGACAACGGTGAATTCGTCGCGGATATGGCCGTTATGAAAAAATTCAATCTGCCGGCGTCGCGATTGCCGGCGGGAACCCTGACCGTCAATCGCGATATTCCGTTGTGGGAATCCCACCGTGAAGCGGTCGCCGCCGCCGCCGCCGCCCTTTTCCTGCTGACTGCGTTGGTCGCGGCGCTGGTCATTATCCATATCCGTTTCCGGCGCATAAGCCGCCGGATGCGGGAAGAGCAGGAATCGCTGATCGCCAGGCTGGACAATCACGTAGGCAACGAACAAATCATCAATCAATGCCTGCAGCAAATCATCATCGCCGAAGATTCCGGCGAGGCGGTCAGGAGGATGCTTGGGGCGACCGGCTCCCATATCGGCGCCGATCGCGCTTACATTTTTCAATATCGCGACGGCCGGTTCGTTGAAAATATTTATGAATGGACAGCTCCGGGGATCTCCCCGCAGATCGATCGGCTGCGGCATGTGGATATGAATGAGTTTCCACTGCTGCAAAATATTTTTCAGGAAAAGCGCTCCATGGAAATTGCCGACACCCGCCAGCCGGCGACCGAACTGCGGAACATCGCCGATTTTATTCTGACCCAGGAGGTGCGGTCGGTCCGCCTGTGCGGAATTTGGGAACAGGGGAAATTATGGGGATTCATGGGGATGGATTTCGTCCGGTCGTTTCACAGCTTTTCCGAAAGCGACCGGAAGCTGCTGGATAACGCGGTCAACCTGTTTTTGCTGGCCCGCGAACGCCGCCGGCAGATGCGGGAAATTTCCGACGGCGCCTTTCTTCAGAAACAGATCTTCGACAGCGTCGCGATTCCGATCGTGATGTTCGACCTCGATTATAACATTACGGTCGTCAATCCGGCTTCCTGCCACACCATCGGCAGACAGCCGGGAGAATTGCTGGGACGGAAATGTTATCATGCGCTCTGCGGTCATGACGCTCCGCCGGAATGGTGCCCGATGCGACTGATGTTGGAAGACCACCAGTCTCACCGGATCAATTTTCACGGCCATGGCGATCACCATTATCAGGTCACGCTCCAACCGATTTTCAATCGGGATCGGCAATTGACCGGCGCTCTGGAGAATGCGTTGGATATCACGGACCTCTTCAAGCAGAAGCAAGAGCAGGAGGTTACCAATGTGTTTCTGAAGCGTGCCGGGGAAATTGCCGAAATCATCTATTTCAAAGGCAATGCGGCCGGAAAAGTCAGCTTGCTGGGCGGCAACCTCAGGAATGCGGGGACATTGAAGGACAACGGCGAATTTGTGGAATGGCTCCTGGCCGAAGACCGGCCGGCTTTTCTGGAAGAGAAAAAAGCGTTGGTGGAAGGCCGCAAGGAGGTGCTGGAATTCGTTTGCCGCGCGACCGCCGTATCCGGAGAAATCCGGACTTATCAATTGTACGCCACCGCTTACAGCCGCCGGGATGATATCTATCTCGGTATTTTACAGGACGTTACGGAAGCAGTGAAGGCGACGGCGGAGAAAAACGACTTGATTTTGAAGCAAAAAGCTTATGTGGAAAATGAAAAGATCATCAACGCCTGTCTGACACAGCTGGTACAGGATGAAAACTTCGACCTGAACATCAATCATATCCTGAAAACCCTGGCCAAGCAGCTGGACAGCGACCGGGCCTATTATGGCCGCTACGAACCGGACGGAAGCTATGAAATCACGCATGAGTGGCTCAATGCCGGAGTATCCTCCCTGCTTGAAGTCCGCGATCCCCGTTTCAAAGAACAATTCAGCATTTGGCGCCGGCGATTTCAGAACAATGAACTTCTGGAGATTCCGGACATCAGAAATTCCCGCTATGCGGAAGTGCTGCGGGAACCCGGCTGCCGGACCCTGTTGTGCGCTCCGGTTGCGGTCAACCAGAGATTGCATGGGATTGTCGGATTGGGTTTCATCCGGCATCGGCGGAATATTTCCGAATTCGATGAAAACATGATCCGTTCCGTGGCGCAGATTATTTCGTTGGGCCTGCAGCGGGATGCCAGGCACCGGGAACTGAAGGAAGCAATCAGCGACCGGGAAGCGATCTTCCGCAATATCAGTATGCCGATCATGTTTTTCGATCGGACGGTCAAGCTTACCAGGGTGAATCCGGCGGTTTGCAATATGGTTCATAAGAGCGAAGCGGAAATCCTGGCGGAACCGTGTCATGGCACTTTCTGCCGCCAAGCCCGGGAACCGGCCTGGTGTCCGGTACGGCAGGCGCTGAAGAACGGCAAAGACAATCAGATTGAAATCTGTCTCAATGGCCGGGAATATGTGATCAAAGCGGAACCCGTCCTGGATGAAAACGGCGAAATCCGCAATATTATCGAAAGTGCCGTCGATGTCACTGAAATCAATGAAAGCAAGCGGCAGCTGGAGAAAGGCTTTCAGGCTGAACAAGCCGCCAATCGGGCGAAAAGCTACTTCATCGCCAGCATAAGCCATGAAATCCGGACGCCGCTGAACGCGGTGATCGGATTTTCGGAATTGTTGAAGGATGGCGGGCTTTCGGCGGAGGAACAGCTTGAGTACCTCAATTCAATCAGTCTGGCCGGAAATTCGTTATTGCAGCTGATCAACGACGTACTCGACCTTTCCCGGCTGGAAGCGGAGCAGACGGTGTTGACGCCGCAACCGACCGACCTGATGAAACTGTTGCGGGAAGTGCAGGCGATTTTTCAATACAAAGCGCAGCAGAAGAACATTTTTTTCCGGCTGGACTGCCCGGGAAACCTGCCATTATTCAAGCTGGATAGCCTCCGGCTGCGCCAGATCCTGTTGAACCTGGTCGGCAACGCGGTGAAATTCACGGAGAGAGGCGGCATCGCCGTCAATACTGAATTCAGCCCGGCCGCCGATTGTTCCGCCGGAATGCTGACCGTCAGCGTTCTGGATACCGGCGCCGGTATTCCCGCTGCGGTGCAGAAAAAGATTTTCAACCCGTTTGAGCAGAGCGATGTGATACGCGACACCCATATTCATGGCGGAACCGGCCTCGGGCTGGCGATTTCCCGGCGACTTGCGGAACGCATGAACGGGGAAATCACATTGGAAAGCCAGGTCGGTCGCGGGAGCTGTTTTACCCTTGTGCTCAAAAATGTCGAAATTGCAGTTGCTGAACACATATCTCCGGAAGAAAAGCGCATCATGCCGCCTGAAACGCTCCGTAATCCCCGTGTATTGCTGGTGGACGATGTGATGATGAATTTGAAAGTGCTTGAAGCGATGCTGCGTAAATTGCAGATCGGATGCATTATGGCGAACTCCGGACCGGAAGCGCTGCGACTGCTGGCGGAGGATCGGGATTTCACCCTGATCCTGACCGACCTCTGGATGCCGGGAATGAACGGCACGGAGCTGGCCCGAAAAATCCACGCGAATCCGGCCACTGCCGGAATTCCGATTGTCGTGGTCACGGCGGATTCGCAGATATCCGGGGACGGGGCGGAAGAATTTCAGGATGTTCTTTTGAAGCCGATCACGTTGGAAAAACTGCAGATTATCCTGAGGAGGAATCAGCGGCCGACTCATTGA
- a CDS encoding AraC family transcriptional regulator, which translates to MHNRYKDLPCHFESTGNRADCFFLRALRFRMCQLQIEDLHIHDSMELGVCLSGTGIFIVEDKVMDFTAGDVIAVTDAEFHRAKITNCAYADWYFFHFKPFFPAAADGDGLLFPADHSLAGPEYCNRKKDPFLSRQLLLLGDWLAAHDNQPDHTARTMLKAALELLVADARRGGRRWRGRAEKIRRLSPALSLISHRCGEKLTVSGLAAACGMSVSLFYKLFQEVFGKSPVEYLITYRIRLGNYLIRQENRSIAEAAEAVGYDGTSTFYRHYKKIFGAAPSSCRQCRQ; encoded by the coding sequence GTGCACAATCGTTACAAAGACTTGCCTTGTCATTTCGAGTCGACCGGCAACCGGGCGGATTGTTTTTTCCTGCGCGCCCTCCGGTTCCGGATGTGCCAATTACAGATCGAGGACCTGCATATCCATGACTCGATGGAGCTGGGCGTTTGCCTTTCCGGCACGGGAATTTTCATCGTCGAAGACAAGGTCATGGACTTCACCGCCGGTGATGTCATTGCCGTGACCGACGCGGAATTTCACCGGGCGAAAATCACCAATTGCGCTTATGCCGACTGGTATTTCTTTCATTTCAAGCCGTTTTTTCCGGCGGCGGCCGATGGGGACGGGCTTCTGTTTCCGGCCGATCACTCCCTGGCCGGGCCGGAGTATTGCAACCGGAAGAAAGATCCGTTTCTGAGCCGCCAGTTGCTGCTGCTCGGCGATTGGCTGGCGGCGCATGACAACCAGCCGGACCATACAGCCCGGACCATGCTGAAAGCCGCGCTGGAACTTCTGGTCGCCGACGCCCGGCGCGGCGGCCGCCGCTGGCGGGGGCGGGCGGAAAAAATCCGGCGGCTCTCGCCGGCGTTGAGCCTCATTTCACATCGCTGCGGTGAAAAATTGACCGTCTCCGGGCTGGCGGCCGCCTGCGGCATGAGCGTCAGTCTGTTTTACAAGTTATTCCAGGAAGTTTTCGGCAAATCGCCGGTGGAATATTTGATCACCTACCGCATCCGGCTCGGAAACTATCTGATCCGGCAGGAAAATCGTTCGATTGCCGAAGCGGCGGAGGCGGTCGGTTATGACGGCACATCGACTTTTTATCGCCATTATAAAAAGATCTTTGGCGCCGCCCCCTCTTCCTGCCGACAGTGTCGTCAATAG
- a CDS encoding RHS repeat-associated core domain-containing protein, which yields MLSDASYSYTLNIKDQRIKTTLADGSYWDYAYDNYGQVINAVRKNASGGIAGQSFDYSFDQVGNRQSAFQGTTGSDSQWSYTVNAVNQYSLITEPNGTTYAQVHDADGNLTGSYTTQYTYDAENRLKTADVGTYRYEYTYDYLSRRIRQKVILKSGATGQTQSEVAYVYDGWNVVGVYDTTTATPTFQKGYLWGEDLSGSLQGAGGVGGLLAEKRGGQTYLPVYDGNGNIMSXQKGYLWGEDLSGSLQGAGGVGGLLAEKRGGQTYLPVYDGNGNIMSCLNASTKASVAEYVYDAFGRMVSSSGAEADNFTYRFSTKPMDGSGLYYYGYRYYDPQHGRWISRDPIEENGGVNLYGFIGNNGIIFIDVLGLTKAPTINPDGTVTPGDSDWYNMHSNPTVAARKXGNNGIIFIDVLGLTKAPTINPDGTVTPGDSDWYNMHSNPTVAARKRSRYINPRSKRENLEYCGYVCKKCVNGENKYFTTQVVGTIAGCRPSDAPCPTDSTIVAYWHTHGGVDPNYNNEDWSNADLDFADRYGIDGYLATPGNKFHQYIPDRSHPSGRGTIIDRGNL from the coding sequence ATGCTGAGTGATGCGTCATATAGCTACACCTTGAACATCAAGGACCAGCGGATCAAGACGACGCTGGCGGACGGCAGTTACTGGGATTACGCGTATGACAACTATGGACAGGTGATCAACGCGGTGCGTAAAAACGCTTCCGGAGGGATCGCCGGGCAGTCGTTCGATTACAGCTTCGACCAGGTCGGCAACCGTCAGTCCGCCTTCCAGGGAACGACCGGCAGTGATTCCCAGTGGAGCTATACGGTGAATGCGGTGAATCAGTATTCGCTGATCACCGAGCCGAATGGCACCACTTACGCACAGGTGCATGATGCGGACGGCAACCTGACCGGCAGTTATACGACGCAATATACATACGATGCCGAGAACCGTCTGAAAACGGCGGATGTCGGGACTTATCGTTATGAATATACTTACGACTATTTAAGCCGGCGGATCAGGCAGAAGGTGATTCTGAAATCGGGCGCGACCGGCCAGACGCAGTCAGAGGTCGCTTACGTCTACGACGGCTGGAATGTAGTAGGCGTCTACGACACCACGACGGCGACGCCGACTTTCCAGAAGGGGTATTTGTGGGGCGAAGACCTCTCCGGCAGTCTGCAAGGCGCCGGCGGGGTCGGCGGGCTGCTGGCGGAAAAGCGCGGCGGACAGACCTATCTGCCGGTCTATGACGGCAACGGCAATATCATGAGCTNCCAGAAGGGGTATTTGTGGGGCGAAGACCTCTCCGGCAGTCTGCAAGGCGCCGGCGGGGTCGGCGGGCTGCTGGCGGAAAAGCGCGGCGGACAGACCTATCTGCCGGTCTATGACGGCAACGGCAATATCATGAGCTGCCTGAACGCGTCGACCAAGGCTTCGGTGGCGGAGTACGTCTACGACGCCTTCGGCCGCATGGTGTCATCGAGCGGCGCGGAGGCCGACAACTTCACCTACCGGTTCAGCACGAAGCCGATGGATGGCAGTGGCTTGTACTACTACGGTTACCGTTACTACGATCCGCAGCACGGCCGATGGATCAGCCGCGACCCGATTGAGGAAAATGGCGGCGTGAATCTATATGGATTTATCGGAAATAATGGCATTATATTTATTGATGTTCTTGGTTTGACTAAAGCCCCAACAATAAATCCTGATGGGACTGTAACTCCTGGGGATTCTGATTGGTATAATATGCATTCCAATCCAACGGTTGCAGCTCGTAAANTCGGAAATAATGGCATTATATTTATTGATGTTCTTGGTTTGACTAAAGCCCCAACAATAAATCCTGATGGGACTGTAACTCCTGGGGATTCTGATTGGTATAATATGCATTCCAATCCAACGGTTGCAGCTCGTAAAAGAAGTAGATATATTAATCCTCGTTCGAAAAGAGAAAACCTAGAATATTGTGGCTATGTCTGTAAAAAGTGTGTTAATGGTGAAAATAAATATTTCACTACCCAAGTAGTTGGTACGATAGCAGGTTGTAGGCCAAGTGATGCTCCATGTCCAACCGATTCTACTATTGTTGCGTATTGGCATACACATGGAGGAGTAGATCCCAATTATAATAATGAGGATTGGTCAAATGCTGACTTGGATTTTGCTGATCGTTACGGAATTGATGGCTACCTTGCTACTCCAGGAAATAAGTTTCATCAATATATTCCGGATAGAAGTCATCCTAGCGGCAGAGGGACAATTATTGACAGAGGAAATTTGTAA
- a CDS encoding IS1380 family transposase — protein sequence MTKCNVSIPVFQGPKSRKIEFNFAGGDISSDGGLLFVKEFDRKLGLTRRAGNLLDSFDIRQPGKVEHSYLSMLRQRVFGLVAGHEDLNDHHELRTDPLIQTVVGRDRQLATPSTLCRFENGIDRRACVDLSRLFVEFFIESFSTPPRELILDFDATDDLTYGMQENRFFHGYYDHYCFLPLYVFCGDQLLVAYLRPSKIDAAKHAWAILSLLVKRFRQKWPKVKIIFRGDSGFCRQKMLNWCDKNEVKYIVGLAKNPRLLELSKDLQVKAEALYNETHEKAKLFTQFEYAAGTWKYPRQEIAKAEFNSPGPNNRFIVTNLDDDDGQYLYEKVYCARGEMENRIKEQQLDLFADRTSCHDFAANQFRLLLSSLAYILMERFRALLLTGTQFAEATCGSIRLYLVKIGAIIRRNTRKIYVALSSACPNQELLRLIAAKIIAWE from the coding sequence ATGACAAAATGTAATGTTTCGATTCCGGTCTTTCAAGGTCCGAAAAGCAGAAAAATTGAATTCAATTTCGCCGGTGGAGATATCAGCAGTGACGGCGGGTTGCTTTTTGTGAAAGAATTCGACCGCAAACTCGGTTTGACCCGGCGCGCCGGTAACCTGCTGGATTCTTTTGATATTCGACAGCCCGGAAAAGTTGAACATTCCTATCTGAGCATGCTTCGTCAACGAGTTTTTGGTTTGGTTGCCGGCCATGAAGATCTCAATGACCATCATGAATTGCGAACTGATCCGCTGATTCAAACTGTTGTCGGTCGTGATCGTCAACTCGCCACTCCAAGCACTTTATGTCGATTCGAAAATGGAATCGATCGTCGTGCTTGCGTAGATTTGAGCCGATTGTTTGTCGAATTCTTTATCGAAAGTTTTTCCACGCCGCCTCGAGAATTGATTCTTGATTTCGATGCTACCGATGACCTCACTTACGGGATGCAGGAAAATCGCTTTTTTCATGGCTATTATGACCACTATTGCTTTTTGCCGTTGTATGTTTTCTGCGGGGATCAATTGCTTGTGGCTTATTTGCGTCCATCAAAAATTGATGCGGCCAAGCATGCCTGGGCGATTCTCTCGCTACTGGTAAAGCGCTTTCGGCAGAAATGGCCGAAGGTTAAGATTATTTTCCGGGGAGACAGTGGCTTTTGCCGGCAGAAAATGCTGAATTGGTGTGATAAAAATGAGGTCAAATATATTGTCGGATTGGCGAAAAATCCACGTTTGCTGGAATTATCAAAAGATCTTCAAGTGAAAGCGGAAGCACTTTACAACGAAACACATGAAAAAGCAAAACTGTTTACTCAGTTCGAATATGCGGCAGGAACTTGGAAATACCCGCGGCAGGAGATTGCCAAAGCGGAATTCAACTCCCCCGGACCGAATAATCGTTTTATCGTCACCAATCTTGATGATGATGATGGACAATATCTTTATGAAAAAGTCTATTGCGCCCGAGGTGAGATGGAAAACAGGATCAAGGAACAGCAGCTGGATCTTTTCGCTGATCGGACGAGCTGCCATGACTTTGCGGCAAATCAATTCCGGCTTCTGCTTTCAAGTTTGGCTTATATTCTCATGGAACGGTTTCGGGCATTGTTGTTGACAGGAACTCAATTTGCCGAGGCTACCTGCGGCAGCATTCGCTTATACCTGGTGAAAATCGGTGCCATTATTCGGCGGAATACCAGAAAAATTTATGTTGCTCTTTCAAGTGCTTGTCCAAATCAGGAACTCCTCCGCTTGATCGCTGCGAAAATCATCGCTTGGGAATAA
- a CDS encoding RHS repeat-associated core domain-containing protein codes for MILKSGATGQTRSEVAYVYDGWNVVGVYDTTTAAPTSLKGYLWGEDLSGSLQGAGGVGGLLSEKRGGQTYLPVYDGNGNIMSYLNAPTKASVAEYIYDAFGRTISSSGAEADNFTYRFSTKSMDGNGLYYYGYRYYDPQHGRWISRDPIEENGGVNLYGMVENCTINKFDINGLAWKIERDKKSWANATREFLEDDFKILSELVKLEHSELKKWLKNEDGSEVSDKDLETKCNFKVPNTMIVYTTKSQWGDGWLAFVTQLKLMAVKSGNNYRKKNYLVIEHKWASSESLFISLWETDGIVAFAFAGHGSTAGFNSEPTSIHEVNTSSWDVNPPYKLQAIGAYTCFSSTRHFAGINADGTPIDRSWKDLISSLGTFLGFSGAVNYFTASYYLEAINIGYDNIP; via the coding sequence GTGATCCTGAAATCGGGCGCGACCGGCCAGACGCGGTCGGAGGTTGCTTACGTCTACGACGGCTGGAATGTGGTGGGAGTCTACGACACCACGACGGCGGCGCCGACTTCCTTGAAAGGGTATCTGTGGGGCGAAGACCTCTCCGGCAGTTTACAGGGCGCCGGCGGGGTCGGCGGACTGCTGTCGGAGAAGCGCGGCGGGCAGACTTATCTGCCGGTCTATGACGGCAATGGCAATATCATGAGTTACCTGAACGCGCCGACCAAGGCTTCGGTGGCGGAGTACATCTACGACGCCTTCGGCCGTACCATATCTTCGAGCGGCGCGGAGGCCGACAACTTCACCTACCGGTTCAGCACGAAGTCGATGGACGGTAACGGCCTCTACTACTACGGTTACCGTTATTACGATCCGCAGCATGGAAGATGGATCAGCCGCGATCCGATCGAGGAAAATGGCGGCGTGAACTTGTATGGAATGGTAGAAAATTGTACCATTAATAAATTTGATATTAATGGCTTAGCTTGGAAAATTGAACGTGATAAAAAATCGTGGGCTAACGCAACTAGAGAATTTCTTGAAGATGATTTTAAAATATTATCTGAATTGGTTAAATTAGAGCATTCTGAGCTAAAGAAATGGTTAAAAAATGAAGATGGTTCTGAGGTATCTGATAAAGACTTAGAAACAAAATGTAATTTTAAAGTTCCCAATACGATGATCGTTTATACGACTAAATCTCAATGGGGAGATGGTTGGCTTGCTTTTGTAACACAATTAAAATTAATGGCTGTAAAATCGGGAAATAATTATAGAAAAAAGAATTATTTAGTTATTGAACATAAATGGGCTAGCTCTGAATCATTGTTTATTTCGCTATGGGAAACTGATGGAATTGTCGCTTTTGCATTTGCTGGGCATGGTTCTACGGCAGGTTTTAATTCTGAACCGACTAGTATTCATGAAGTTAATACAAGTTCTTGGGATGTGAATCCTCCATATAAGCTTCAAGCGATAGGAGCCTATACTTGCTTCAGTTCAACGCGACATTTTGCGGGTATAAATGCAGATGGTACTCCTATTGATCGAAGCTGGAAGGATTTGATTTCTTCTTTAGGAACTTTTTTAGGTTTTAGTGGCGCTGTTAATTATTTTACTGCGTCATATTATCTAGAGGCAATAAATATAGGGTATGATAATATTCCGTAA
- a CDS encoding IS110 family transposase: MTSFVGVDLHRNNFTYCIRVNGEERKIGKCEITELKGFAAMLGPNTAMAVEATGNTFMFCSSLKAHVGRLVVVNPSQFKVISMSTKKTDKHDAKVLAEFLEKDMLPEVRVKDDLQAKISSLTQTREKLVQLRTVLKNKVNNLLAANFIVLKREELSTEKGLLKALSYHFDPITDTEMLVVVEQIRSLNKSIEKLDKAIEDHGSKMDGFDNLKSIKGIGSKGAAILLATIGNIADFRSAKQLAAYIGIVPRVSNSNDTVCHGRITKSGSKIARTALVQCALIAKRYSPYLNAFHESVKSRRGGAKANIALARKFLDIVYRTLKNNWMFENFTQFKLVKN; the protein is encoded by the coding sequence ATGACAAGTTTTGTTGGAGTGGATTTGCACCGGAACAATTTTACTTATTGCATCCGGGTAAATGGGGAAGAACGGAAAATCGGCAAGTGTGAGATTACCGAACTGAAGGGCTTTGCCGCAATGCTCGGTCCGAACACGGCGATGGCGGTGGAGGCGACCGGAAATACGTTCATGTTTTGCAGCTCGCTGAAAGCTCATGTCGGGCGACTGGTGGTGGTGAATCCATCACAGTTCAAAGTCATCAGCATGTCCACCAAAAAGACGGACAAACATGACGCAAAAGTGTTGGCGGAGTTCCTGGAAAAGGATATGCTTCCGGAGGTAAGAGTGAAAGACGATTTGCAGGCGAAAATTTCAAGTCTGACGCAGACCAGGGAAAAACTGGTTCAGTTGCGTACCGTATTGAAAAACAAAGTCAACAATCTGTTAGCAGCTAACTTCATCGTGCTGAAACGGGAAGAACTGTCCACGGAGAAAGGGCTTTTGAAAGCATTGAGTTATCACTTCGACCCGATCACCGACACGGAAATGCTGGTGGTTGTCGAACAGATTCGCAGTCTGAACAAAAGCATTGAAAAACTGGATAAGGCGATTGAGGATCACGGCAGCAAGATGGACGGCTTCGACAACCTGAAATCCATCAAGGGAATCGGCTCGAAAGGTGCGGCGATCCTGTTGGCAACCATCGGCAATATCGCTGATTTCCGATCGGCAAAGCAGTTGGCCGCTTATATCGGAATCGTCCCCAGAGTGAGCAATTCAAATGACACGGTTTGCCACGGAAGAATCACGAAGAGCGGCAGCAAGATCGCCAGAACCGCTTTGGTGCAATGCGCTTTGATCGCCAAACGCTACAGCCCGTATCTCAATGCCTTTCATGAATCGGTAAAAAGTCGGCGGGGAGGTGCGAAAGCCAATATCGCCTTGGCTCGCAAATTCCTCGATATCGTGTATAGAACATTAAAAAACAATTGGATGTTTGAGAATTTTACTCAATTCAAGCTCGTAAAAAATTGA